The stretch of DNA TTCGCTCCGGATTCTGTTCGTCACCCTCGGAATGCTGTCTGGCGCCATGGCGCAGGAAACCAAGAAGGAGCAGCCTGAGGTTCGGGTCAATTACCTGAACGTCTGCACGCCCTCCGCTGAAGATCAGGCCGAGATCCGCAGTGCCCTGGCGAAAGTTCCTGCCCCGAAGTTCACGCCTGACTTCGAAATTTCGCGCGGGCACTCCACCATGGAACAGGCTCCCGCAGCCAACTGGGTTCGGATTCGTAAGGAATTCCCGGCATCGGTGCCGGTCGTTGCAGCTCAGTACTCCATGAGCGTGGACGAAAAGAACGTGATCGAAACGCTTGTGTTTCGCTCTCGCGAAGCGAAGGACGTTATCCAAGTGCAACTCGAGACCACGGTATCCGGTGCGCAAGACGCGAAGTCGGTGCTTGCGACCAACACGCCTGTCCAACGGATAAAACTGGAGCGATTCGGCAAATCTTCCGTGGTTCTGGCCCGCTGCCCCGCCGCCGACCAGACGGCCTACGAGCCTTTGTTCCGCAGCGCCTCGGAAGTGCTTGGCCGCTATCGCACTGCGCTCGGGGTTAAGACCTTGGTTCCACGTGAGTTATCGATGCTGGGCCCGGCATCACCGGCTGCGAAATCCACAGCCGCACCGAAGAAGAAGTAGATTCGCGACTGAATCCTTTATATACAAGCTGTATCAATACTGACAGAGAACAATGGAAAATATTCGCAAGACAGTCATCATCGGATCCGGCTGCGCCGGATGGACCGCCGCTATCTATACGGCTCGTGCAAACCTGAAACCGCTCGTCCTCGCTGGGCACGAACCCGGTGGGCAGCTCTCTCTCACCACCCTGGTTGAGAACTTCCCCGGATTCCCAGAAGGCATCCAGGGACCTCAACTCACTGACAACATGCGCATCCAGGCGGAGCGCTTCGGTGCCGAACTGGTGCATGGTGTTGTGACCGCCGCCGATCTTAAGAAATCGCCGATCGAACTCACGGTCGGCAAGGACATGGTCCGCACGGAAACTCTGATCATCGCCTCTGGTGCTTCAGCTCGCTGGCTGGGACTACCCAGCGAGCAGGCGCTCATCGGACATGGAGTGTCTTCGTGCGCTACGTGCGACGGCTTTTTCTTCTCCGGGAAGCCGATCACGGTCATCGGCGGTGGCGACTCCGCCATGGAAGAAGCGCTGTTCCTCACTCGCTTTGCTTCAAGCGTCACCCTGATCCACCGTCGCGATCAGTTCCGTGCTTCCAAGATCATGCTCGACCGTGCTCGCGCACATCCGAACATCGAAATGATGACCGATACCATCGTGGAGGAAGTCTTCGACGTCGAAAAGAAGGAAGTCACCGGCCTGAAGCTTCGTAATCTGAAGACCGGCACCGTCTTCGATCATCCGACTAGCGCCATGTTCCTCGGCATTGGCCACATTCCCAATACCAAACCGTTCGTCGGGCAACTCGACATGGACGACGAGGGATACCTGAAGACGCGTGACAACGTCTTCACCAACATTCCGGGCGTGTTCGCTTGCGGCGATGTACAGGACCGCCGGTATCGCCAAGCGATTACGGCCGCCGGTTCAGGCTGTATGGCTGCTCTGGAAGTGGAAAAGTATTTGGAAGCCAGAGGTCACTAATCGGCTTCTTAGAAGTGAAGAGCGCGGGTATATGCCCGCGCTTATTTACTTTGCAGTTCGATAATGCCGTGGGCTACAGCCGAACTCTGTTCTAAATGCACGATTAAAGTTCGACACATCGCCGAACCCGCACTCCAACGCCACGTCCACAATTTTGCGATCCTCGGTCACGATCCTCGTCGCGGCCTCGCGTAAGCGTGTCCGCAATACGTATTGATGCGGCGTCACACCCGCTACAGTCTCGAAGGTCCTCAAAAAGTGATATGGGCTTAAGCGCGCCGCGCCCGCCATCGCCTCAAGCGACCATTCCGCCTGTGGATCACGCTCGATCGCCCTGAGTACGCTGGTGACCGATTTTTGGGAACTAGGAGTAGAGTCGATCAGTCGTGATGGCAGTCCATGAACCAACTGGACGGCAAGCGCTGCCAATCTGACACTGATCTCGTCCCAGGGTGTTTCAACGCCCACGACGCCACCGCAGGCCTGCGCCACGAGTGGTGAGAGTTCGCGAACTACGGGGATGCGGACGTCCGGGAAGATTGGTTTGGCATGCTTCACTCCCGCGTCCGAGGCGATGCGCTCGAAGTATTCCGGCTCGTACCAGAACGCGATGCAGCGGTCACCTATGGCATGGTCGTGACCGCAATCGAAGCGGCGGCCATAGCTACCGAGCATCAGGGATCCGGGAGTCATGACCTCGTGCCGGACACGTAGTCCGGTTTCAGCGCGGTACTGGAACGTCCCTGCCACTACCATCGCAATCGACACCTGCTGGTGACGTTCCTCGAAGCGACGGTCGTGCGGCCCCGATGTGCATAGCACATCGCCTACCTGCCAGCCGATACCCCCGCCGAGCAGGCGTGAACGGGTGGAACCCGGCCCCCCGGCGTTGATCCGTGCCGTGACCGCCTGCTCCAATTCGACCGCAATTTTTGCCAAGAACCGCCCCCGTGCCTCGGCCTATAAACGACCTCGAGGACACTCATTCTCTTTTGGATGACCCCGGAGGTCAAACGATGAACACAATCGCCGCCGCCGAACTGGCGGCCTTCCCTTCGGCGCTGGCGTCCGCCGGACGCTCGCCTGAAATACCCGAATCCGACGATATTTACGGCTTCCTCGTCGGCAGTTGGGAACTCGACATTCGTGTGTACTGGCAGGACATTTCCGAGCTAAACCTGAAAGCTGAGGCGCACTTCGGGTGGGTGCTCGAAGGACGTGCCATCCAGGACGTCTGGATCATTCCTCGTCCGGAGCATCGCGGTTCCATGCCGAACCCAAACATTTACGCATACGGCACTACCATGCGCGTGTACGACCCGAAGCTTCGTGCCTGGCATGTAACGTGGATCAATCCCGTAACTGGACAGCGCAACGAACTCACCGGGCGTCGCATTGGCAACGATATCGTCCAGATCGGTGCACTTCCCGACGGCACGCCGATTCGCTGGAACTTCACCGAAATCACACAAAACTCATTCCGTTGGACGGGCGAAACCCTCCAACCTGACGGCCACACCTGGCTGCTACAAGGAAAATTCCATGCCCACCGCATCCGCTAAAGAAAAGAACTCCGCAACGAGCACTTCGATGATTCGTACCCACCTTCAGTACATCTTGAATGGCGACGGAGCGCACGCCGACTTCAACTCCGCCGTAAAGGACTTTCCGGAAGAACAGCGTGGCACACGTCCGCAGGGCGCTTCACATTCGCCCTGGGAGGTGC from Terriglobales bacterium encodes:
- a CDS encoding AraC family transcriptional regulator codes for the protein MAKIAVELEQAVTARINAGGPGSTRSRLLGGGIGWQVGDVLCTSGPHDRRFEERHQQVSIAMVVAGTFQYRAETGLRVRHEVMTPGSLMLGSYGRRFDCGHDHAIGDRCIAFWYEPEYFERIASDAGVKHAKPIFPDVRIPVVRELSPLVAQACGGVVGVETPWDEISVRLAALAVQLVHGLPSRLIDSTPSSQKSVTSVLRAIERDPQAEWSLEAMAGAARLSPYHFLRTFETVAGVTPHQYVLRTRLREAATRIVTEDRKIVDVALECGFGDVSNFNRAFRTEFGCSPRHYRTAK
- the trxB gene encoding thioredoxin-disulfide reductase; the encoded protein is MENIRKTVIIGSGCAGWTAAIYTARANLKPLVLAGHEPGGQLSLTTLVENFPGFPEGIQGPQLTDNMRIQAERFGAELVHGVVTAADLKKSPIELTVGKDMVRTETLIIASGASARWLGLPSEQALIGHGVSSCATCDGFFFSGKPITVIGGGDSAMEEALFLTRFASSVTLIHRRDQFRASKIMLDRARAHPNIEMMTDTIVEEVFDVEKKEVTGLKLRNLKTGTVFDHPTSAMFLGIGHIPNTKPFVGQLDMDDEGYLKTRDNVFTNIPGVFACGDVQDRRYRQAITAAGSGCMAALEVEKYLEARGH